DNA from Nitriliruptor alkaliphilus DSM 45188:
TGACAGCTGGTCGGCCGCGTCGGTGGCCCACCGCGCCAGCTCGCGCCGGTCGGCGGTCACCTCGATGCCGACGTCGACCGTCCCACCCATCCGGGCGCGGGCGTGGTCCCTCAGGGCGCGCAGGAACCCGCGGCGGCCACGTTCCCACGCGGCGTCGATCGTCGCCTCGCGGTCCACGGACGCGCCGACCCCTGCGCGATCGGTCTCGAGTTCGCCCTCGCTCGCGACGACCACGACCGGGTCGGCCAGCCGAGCCTCCGTCCGTGCGTCGACGGTCGCGACGAGCTCGGCCCGTGACGCTCCGCCGACGGACTCACCGTCGACGTGCACGCCGGTGAGGACCGTCTCCCCCTGCCCCCGCTGGAGCCCCACCAGGAGGATGTACGCCGCGGCCAGGACGAGCAGGATGGCCCCCACCGCGAGGACGACCCACCTCGCCGCGGGACGCTCCAGGAGCGGGGACTCAGCCACGGTACGACGCTACGAGGTCCCCCGCCGCGGGCCGTGACCGAACGACGGCACACCCCGGCGAGTTCCGCCTCGGAGCGGCGGTCCACGGCCGTCCGACCCCTGTCCCGTCGACGTCCAGGCGCCTGGCGGAAGGGGGGCCCACCCCACACGATGGGACCCCGACCGAGGAGGAGGACCGGATGGCTCACCCGGTCACCGACGCGGTCGTCGTGGTCACGGGCGCGTCGAGCGGTATCGGCCGCGCCACGGTCGAGATGCTCGCCGAGGGCGGCGCCACCGTCGTCGCCGTCGCGCGCCGCGAGGGTCCCCTGGAGGACCTCGCCGAGGCGTTCCCAAGCGACGACGACGGCCGGGGGCGGGTCCTGGCGATGCCCGCCGACGTGACCGACGCCGACGCGCTGGAACACATCGCCGCTGACACCGTCGGCCGGACCGGCAAGCTCGACGCCTGGGTCAACAACGCCGCGGTCCGGCAGTACGGGCGCTTCGAGGAGGTGCCGCTCGAGGAGTGGCGCCGGGTCCTCGACGTGAACCTGTTCGGCTACGTGCACGGCGCTCGGGCGGCCCTCCCGTGGTTCCGCGAGCAGGGCGCCGGCGTGCTGATCAACGTCGCCTCCGTGCTCGCCAAGGTCCCCTCGCCGCTGCAGAGCGCCTACGTCACCAGCAAGTACGCCATCCGCGGGCTGACCGAGTCGCTGCGCCAGGAGCTGCTCGACGCGCCCGAGATCGAGCTGTGCACGGTTCTGCACGGCCCGATCGACACGCCCTTCTTCCAGCATGCCGCGAACCACACCGGCGTGGTGGTGGGGCGACGACCGCTGCCCGCCGTGGCCGGAGCTGTACCGCACCGCCAGCCAGGCCTTCGGCGCCCCGCCCCACGGCTCGTGACGCGCCGGAGCCCCGACGACCGGGTGGCCGGCGGGGCTCCGGAGCTGCGCGCCGCTAGTAGCCGAGCCCGTGCCCGAAGGGGTAGAGCACACCGCTGCCGTCAGCGGTGGGGATCGTCACCGGCAGCAGGCCGGTGGGCTCGGTCTCGCCGAACAGCACCTCGCCAGCGCCGGCGTGGTTGACCGCCCGGGTCCCGTAGGTCGCCACGTACGCGTCGACCTGCGGGTAGTACGCGATGTCGTAGGCGTCGCGGGTGCCGATCGCCAGGACCGGAGCGTCGCCCTCGGCGAGGTCACGCGCGAGCTGCGCCTGACCGGGGTTGGCCCAAGCACGCCACGTGGCTGCGACCACGAGGTCGGCATCGCTGGCCGCCGCGACCGCCGCAGCCCGCTCAGAGGCGTTCGGGTTGGTCGCCACCGTGTGCGTGGTGACCGAGAGGCCGCGGTCCTGCAGCTCGCCCGAAAGGTCCGCCACGTTCGCGGCCGCCGGCCCCACCACCACCACGTCGCCCGCCCCTGCGTCGAGTGGCAGGACGTCGTCATTGTGGATCACCGTCGCGGCACGCCGCGAGATCTCGAGCGCGGTCTCGAGGTGGGTCTCGTTGCCCACCACGCCGCCGACCGCGGACTCGTCCACGAACGGGTCGTCGAACAGGCCACGGTCGTACTTGACCTGCAGCACGCGACGAACCTTGGCGTCGAGGTCCTTGCTCGCGATCTCACCCGACCGCACCGCCTCGAGTACGGCCGCCGTCGCGGCGTCCATGTCCTGGGGCATCAGCAGGACGTCGGCGCCAGCCTGGAGCGCCATGACCGCAGCCTCCTCGGCACCCCAGTGGTCCACGATCGCCTGCATCTCCATCGCATCGGTGACGATCACCCCCTCGAACCCGAGATCGCCGCGCAGCACCCCGGTCAGCACGTCGTGGGAGAGCGTGGCGGGCAGGTCCGGGTCGATCGCCTCGATGATCACGTGCGCCGTCATCACCATGTCGGCCCCGGCGTCGATCGCAGCCTGGAACGGCGGCAGGTGGACCTCGTCGAGGACCGAACGGTCGTAGGTCACGATCGGCAGGCCGTAGTGCGAATCCACCTCGGTGTCACCGTGGCCCGGGAAGTGCTTCGGCGTGGCGGACACGCCACGTGACTGCATCGCGGTGACCGACGCGCCACCGAGCGCACTCACGAGGTCGGGGTCCTCGCCGTAGGAGCGGATGCCGATGACCGGGTTCAGCGGGTTGGTGTTCACGTCGACGACCGGGGCGAAGTTGGCGTTGATGCCGACCGCCCGCAGCTCATCGGCCAGCATCGCCCCCTGCGCCGCCGCCAGTTCCGTGGAGCGCGTAGCGCCGAGCGCCATGTTGCCCGGCCACACCGTCGCCGGTTCGAGGATGCGTTGGACGAGGCCGCCCTCCTGGTCGATGGTCAAGGTGAGCGGCACGCCGCTCGCGCTGGAGGTGGCGACCTCCTGCAGGCCGTTGGACAGCGTGGCGACCGCCTCCGGGCTGTCCACGTTGCCCGACCAGGCGAAGTAGATGACGCCTCCGAGGTCGTACTTCTCGACGACCTCGGCCGGCGTGTCGACCCCGTAGGTCGCCTGGTTCTGCGCTGCCATCGAGGTGTCGTCGGCGCTCGAGCCGTAGACGTGGGTCCAGAACAGCTGGCCGACCCGCTCCTCGAGGCTCATCCGGTTCAGGGTCGATTCGATGAACCCGCGCTCGGCCGAGACCGGCGGGCCTGGCCGTGTCTGTGCCGCGGCCGGTAGGGCCAGCAGCAGGGACGCGCTCGCGATGAGCGCGACGAGACGTAGGCGTCCGCGACGCATGGTGATCCCTCTCCCGTCACGCTGACCACCGTGCGTGGCCAGCGTCTCTGGTCTTGAGGTACAGACCACTCGTGACGCTAGAGGTCGCCCCCGGAGGGGTCAAGGCCGACGATGAACGGCGCCAGGCGAGGCCGCAGAACGCACGCAATCGGCCTGACAACGATCAGATACTGCAATGGCGGGAACGATGGCCACGGGTTCGTCGGGCGCCGAGCCACCCGCTGCGGCGTTGAGGTACAGACCACTTCTGCCATCGAGGGGATCGGGATCACATCTTCCCGATCCCCGCCGTGAGGCCCGCGATGATCTGTCTCGTCGCCGCGAGGAACAGGACGATCAGCGGCAGCGTCGCGATCAGCAACCCGGCGAACAGCGTCGACCAGTCGGTCTGGTACTCACCGAAGAACCGGGTCATGCCCACCGGCAGCGTCCACTTGTCGCTGCTGCGCAGCAGGACCAGCGGGAAGAAGAAGTCGTTCCACAGCGGCACGAACTGGAAGACCATGACGGTCGACAACGCCGGTCGCACCAGCGGCAGCATGACCCGCGAGAAGATCTGGAACTCCCCCGCACCGTCGATCGCTGCAGCGTCAGCCAGGTCCCCCGGCAGCTGCCGGAAGAACGCGGTGAGGATGAAGACGCTGAACGGGATCCCGGTCGCGGCGTACACGAGCACGAGGCCCGAGCGGGTGTCGACCAGGTTCAGGCCGTCCAGGAGGAGGAACAGCGGCAAGATGGCCAGGCGGAACGGCAGCATCAGGCCGGACAGGAAGAACAACGACAACGCGCTGCTGCCACGGAACCGGTAGCGACCGAGCGGGTAGGCGGCCAGCACGGACACCGTCGTCGCCAGGAGGACCGACGCGATGGTGATACCGAGCGAGTTGAAGAAGTAGCGGCCGAAGTTCGCGTCGGTCCACGCGGTCGCGTACGAGTCGAGGGAGACCCGTTCGGGCAGCGCGATGGGGTCAGCGAAGATCTCCGACGTCGGACGCAGGGAGTTGAGCACGACGAGCAGGAGCGGGGCGACGACCACGAGCGCGTAGCCCCACAGGACCGCGCCGATGGCGAGCGACGAGACGGTGGGTCGGCGCCGCGTGCGCCGGTGGGTCGCCCGGGGCGGCGCGTCGGTCTCCTCCGGTCGCGTACGCACCTCGGTCAGTCCGCTCACGACAGCCGCTCCTCGAGCCGCCGGAAGACCCGTTGGAAGACCAGCGAGAGCCCGAAGATGAAGGCGAACATGAGCACCGCCAACGCCGAGGCGACCCCGAAGGCGTCCACGCCCCCACGGAAGGCGGTGCGGTAGAAGAGCAGGCCGAGCACGTCGGTCGAGCCCGCCGGGCCACCCTCGACACCGCCCATGGCCCAGATGAGGCCGAAGACGTTGTAGTTGCCGATGAAGGTCAGGACGGTCACCGTGCCGACCACCGGCACCAGCAGCGGCAGGGTGATGCGGAAGAAGGTGTTCCACGCCCCGGCACCGTCGACGTAGGCCGCCTCGTGCAGCTCGTCGGGGATGGCACCGAGCGCGGCCCCGAACAGCAGCAGCGGGAAGCCGATCCACTGCCACGCGTTGACCACGATCACGACCGGGAGGGCCGTGCTCGGATCACCGAGCCACGGCACCGCGAGCGACTCGAGGCCGATCCCCCGGAGCAACGCGTTGACCGGCCCGAAGGTCGGGTTGAGGATCAGCGACCACAGGTACCCGACCACCAACGGGGCGAACAGGTACGGCAGCGTGTAGATGGTGCGGAACAACGTCTTGCCCCACCGCGTCCGCTGCAGGAGCACCGCCAGGAACAACCCGAAGGTGTTCTGCAGGACCATGGTTCCGGCGAAGAAGTAGGTGTTGTGCAGGAACGCTCGCGGCAGCTGTTCGTTCAGGGGGTAGCGCGTGAACAGCTCCACGAAGTTGGCGGTACCGGCGAAGTCGCCGCGTGCCGTCCCTCGCCACTCGAAGAGGCTGAAGTACAGCGCCTGGACCAGGGGCACCACCATGAACAGCCCGTACAGCACGAACGCCGGCAGGATGAACGCGGCGAGCACGCGCGCCGGCGGGACCCGCCCCTGCCCCGCTGAGGGCGAGGGGCGGGTCCACCGTCGTGCGCGACGAACGGTGCTCGTGGTCGCCACCGCGGTTCACCTGACGTCGTCGAGCCTGGTCGCTCGGATCAGCCCTGCGGGTCGAACCACTGCTCCACCCCGCGTTGCAGGCTCTCGGCGACCTCCTCCGGTGAGGAGTCACCGAGCATCAGCTGCTGCATGCCGGCCCCGATCAGGTCCGTCCCCGAGGGCTCGCCGTACCGGAAGTCGGTCAGGAGCAGGTAGGGCGTCGGCGCCTCCTCGTACAGGGCGGCGATCTGCTCGAGCAGCTCGTCCTGCGGTTCGATACCGGGCTGCGCCGACAGCTGGTTGATCTCGTCGGCGAACAGCTGCCCGAACTCCTCCGAGCCCATCCACTCCACCAGCGCCATCGCCTCGTCCGGGTGCTCGCTGA
Protein-coding regions in this window:
- a CDS encoding carbohydrate ABC transporter permease yields the protein MATTSTVRRARRWTRPSPSAGQGRVPPARVLAAFILPAFVLYGLFMVVPLVQALYFSLFEWRGTARGDFAGTANFVELFTRYPLNEQLPRAFLHNTYFFAGTMVLQNTFGLFLAVLLQRTRWGKTLFRTIYTLPYLFAPLVVGYLWSLILNPTFGPVNALLRGIGLESLAVPWLGDPSTALPVVIVVNAWQWIGFPLLLFGAALGAIPDELHEAAYVDGAGAWNTFFRITLPLLVPVVGTVTVLTFIGNYNVFGLIWAMGGVEGGPAGSTDVLGLLFYRTAFRGGVDAFGVASALAVLMFAFIFGLSLVFQRVFRRLEERLS
- a CDS encoding carbohydrate ABC transporter permease, producing MSGLTEVRTRPEETDAPPRATHRRTRRRPTVSSLAIGAVLWGYALVVVAPLLLVVLNSLRPTSEIFADPIALPERVSLDSYATAWTDANFGRYFFNSLGITIASVLLATTVSVLAAYPLGRYRFRGSSALSLFFLSGLMLPFRLAILPLFLLLDGLNLVDTRSGLVLVYAATGIPFSVFILTAFFRQLPGDLADAAAIDGAGEFQIFSRVMLPLVRPALSTVMVFQFVPLWNDFFFPLVLLRSSDKWTLPVGMTRFFGEYQTDWSTLFAGLLIATLPLIVLFLAATRQIIAGLTAGIGKM
- a CDS encoding glycoside hydrolase family 3 protein; this encodes MRRGRLRLVALIASASLLLALPAAAQTRPGPPVSAERGFIESTLNRMSLEERVGQLFWTHVYGSSADDTSMAAQNQATYGVDTPAEVVEKYDLGGVIYFAWSGNVDSPEAVATLSNGLQEVATSSASGVPLTLTIDQEGGLVQRILEPATVWPGNMALGATRSTELAAAQGAMLADELRAVGINANFAPVVDVNTNPLNPVIGIRSYGEDPDLVSALGGASVTAMQSRGVSATPKHFPGHGDTEVDSHYGLPIVTYDRSVLDEVHLPPFQAAIDAGADMVMTAHVIIEAIDPDLPATLSHDVLTGVLRGDLGFEGVIVTDAMEMQAIVDHWGAEEAAVMALQAGADVLLMPQDMDAATAAVLEAVRSGEIASKDLDAKVRRVLQVKYDRGLFDDPFVDESAVGGVVGNETHLETALEISRRAATVIHNDDVLPLDAGAGDVVVVGPAAANVADLSGELQDRGLSVTTHTVATNPNASERAAAVAAASDADLVVAATWRAWANPGQAQLARDLAEGDAPVLAIGTRDAYDIAYYPQVDAYVATYGTRAVNHAGAGEVLFGETEPTGLLPVTIPTADGSGVLYPFGHGLGY